The region CGTGACCACGATGGGCGACTCCAGGCCAGCCGATCCGCCAAAGCCGGCCGTAACGGCGCTGGTCAACACATGCGAGAACATTTTGTGCCGCTCCACCAGGCTTGATTTCTGTGAGATATTGAACAGAATATTTGCCGTGCCGCGCCCGATGCTACCCTTAAAGAATACCCTGACGATAAGCACGGTGAGCAGGATGCCTATGAATGGGAACACCACAAGCCAGTAAGGTTGGTCGAGCAGGCGGTTGCCGTAGGCCAGCAACAGCTGTATATAGTGCACCAGCGACTTCAGGATGACCGCAGCCACGCCGGCCGTCAGGCCCACCAGTACGCTCGAGATAAGCATGAACTCGCGGTCGGAGGTATGGCGGCGCAGCCACAGCAGCGGTATTTTAGATTTTTTGTAGGAAGAGGGCATTATGTGCGGAACTACCTGAAAGTGTTTGGTCTATATCCCTGCAAAAGTAGGAAGACCCGTAGCGAAGGCCAATTTATTTTTGCACTCTTTTAATCAGGCCTTTTTTGAAAAATGTTTGCCCGGGGCTAACCTCAGGCGGGCTTTCGCTGTTAATATAGAGGCGCTGCTTACAGCGCGTATGTTTAACGTAACAAAGTGTGTATGGGCAAAGGGGTGGATCATCCTTTTTTTAATCTAGAACTTACGGAGGAGCATGGGCCTTTCCATGTGATAGGGGATGTGCATGGCTGCTTTAACGAGCTGATGGAGCTACTACGGCAATTGGGCTACCAGGTGCATTTTGATAAGGTGGAGTCCAAGTATGAGGTGGTGCCACCCATGGGAGCCAAAGCTGTTTTTGTAGGCGACCTGGTAGACCGCGGACCTAACTCGCCAGAGGTATTGCGCCTGGTGATGGACATGGCGGAGCAGGGGATCGCCTACTGCGTAAGCGGGAACCATGATGACAAGCTGCTGCGCCTGCTGCTGGGCCGCAACGTGCAGGTAAGGCACGGGCTGGAGCTGACAAAGGCGCAGCTGGAGTCGTACGACGCGGTGTTCCGGGAGCGGGTAAAGCATTTCTTGAGCACTTTGCCGCACCATGTGATACTGGACGAGGGGCGGCTGGTTGTCGCGCATGCCGGGCTGGAGGAGCGCCTTCACGGACGCAACACCAAAGGCGTACGGGAGCTCTGCCTCTACGGCCCCACCACCGGCGAAACTGACGACAAAGGGCTGCCTATCCGCCTGGACTGGGCCGCTGAATATTGCGGGAAAGCGATCGTGGTATACGGCCATACACCGGTGCACGAGCCAAGCTGGCGCAACAATACCATTAACATTGATACCGGTTGCGTGTTCGGGGGGCGGCTGACGGCGCTAACTTATCCCGACCATATCCTTACCTCCGTGGAGTCGCACCATACGTATGCCGAGTCTGTCAGGCCGTTTATACGTTATCACCAGCAGCATCACCCATCTCCTTCTCCATCTTAGCCTTCTCCTCCAGATACTTATCGTGGCTAACCAGCTGCTCCAGGTGCGCTTTTACCAGGTATGCCTTAAACTCCTCCAGGTTGGTCTTCTCCCAGAACGGAATCCTGTTCTGCACGGCGGTGCGCCCTATTACGTGGGCTGCCACAGGTGCCGTTATGGAAGTGAACACGATGATGGCCAGCACTTTCAGCAGCACGCCGGGCTGGTTAAAGTAAATCGCCATGCCCATCATGATCAGGCCTACACCCAACGTGGAGCCCTTGGTAATAGCGGACATGCGGATGTAAAAGTCGGGGAAGCGCAGCAGCCCTATGGAGGCGATGAGCATGAATCCCACGCCCACAAGTATAAACACGCAGCTTATAATCTCCTTTACCAGTACCCAGTCTATACTTTCTTCCATCGTTTATTTTGTTATCCTCATGATGTAATACGCAAACGAGATGGATCCCAGGAACCCGAACAGCGACAGGATCATGGCCACGTCTATAAAATCCTCGTTGCGGGTAAGCTCCGTGTAGATCACAATGATGCCGATCACGTTGGCCACAAACAGGTCGAAGGCCGTTACACGGTCGGGCAGGGTGGGGCCAATGGCAAAACGGATGGCAGTGAGCAGCAGGCAGACGCTCAGCATGATCATGGCAATAATTAGCGTTATATGGAAAAAGCTCATGCGGTCAGTTCTAAGATCATTCGTTCGAAACCATTCTTAATATGCAGTTTCAGCTGCTCTACGTCGCCATGCTTCAGGTATAACGTATGCACATACAACGTTTTGCGGTCTTCGCTCACGTCCAGACTGATCGTGCCGGGCGTCAGCCCGATGATGTTTGCCAGAATGGAAATCTCCAGATCGGTTTGGGCTTTGAGGGGAAACGCCATCACCGTTGGCTGCAAGCGGTAGTTCGGCGTCATGATGTCATAAGCGATTCTCAGGTTGGCTATGAGAAGCTCCTTTAAGAAGAACAGGATAAAGTATACCAGCTTCGGTACTTTCCGGAAGTAGGAGCGGCGGTAAAAGTACGAGCTCAGCCAGAGCAAGAGGAACAGCACCATGAACAGCAGGGTCGTGCTCAGGGCGGTGTAGGGCACCTGCGGGTCGGGGTACTGAAAGTAAACGTACACCACCATGGCCGCCAGCACAATATGTAGGAGAAGTAGCTTCATGACTGAGCAATCATTTTACTTTGTTATTAGAGAGTACTGTATTTGTATACGTATCGATGTGCAGCAGCCCGTCTGCCGCCCGCTCCGAGAGCCGCACCAGCGGCCGTGCATACAGACCTATAAAAAGTATAAAAGCCAGCAGCAGCACAATGGGCAGGTACAGCTGCCAGAGCCGGATCGGGTTAACAGGCGCCATAATAGTGTCTTTTTTGACGGCCAACGGCCTGGGTTTCCAGAAAACCTCGTTCCAGATCTTGGTCATGGAGAAGAGGGTGATGAGGCTGACGCAGAGCGAAACACCCACCAAGGTATAGTTACCAGCTTCCAGGCCAGCCCGGGCCAGCATCAGCTTGCCCCAAAAGCCGGAGAGCGGCGGCGTGCCCGCCAGGCTAAGGGCCGAGAGCAGGAACAGGACCGACAGCACCGGCTGCAGCAGGTACACGCCCCCCAGTTTTTTGAGTGAGAAAGTGCGGTAACGCTGCGCCACCACCCCGCTGATCAGGAACAGGTTGGTCTTTACGAAGATGTTATGGATGATGAAGAAGATGCTTCCGGCAATAGCCAACGGCGTGTAAATGGCAAGCCCCATCAGCATGTACCCAATCTGGCTGATGATGTGGAAGGAGAGAATCTTCTTAAAATCGGTCTGGGCCGCCGCGCCAATAACCCCGATCAGCATAGTGAAGCCGGCAAGCAGGGCCAGCAGCGGGAGCACAAACCCCAGGTCGCTGATGAAGAGGAGCGTGAACAGCCTGATCAGCGTATACATGCCTACCTTGGTGATAAGCCCGGCAATAAATGAGGAGATAGCGATCGGCGGCGTGTGGTAGGAGGCAGGCAGCCAGAAAAAAAGCGGGAAAATAGCGGCTTTCACGCCGAAGCCAACCAGGAAAAAGACGCTGGCCATACTTAGCAGAGGCAGGTTGGGGTGCTCCGGCTGCCGCACCAGCAGGGCCAGTTCTGCCAGGTTCAGCGAGCCGAAGAGGCTGTAGGTGATGCCCACCCCTGAGAGCAGCAGCCCCGATGCCAGGA is a window of Pontibacter kalidii DNA encoding:
- a CDS encoding Na+/H+ antiporter subunit E, translating into MKLLLLHIVLAAMVVYVYFQYPDPQVPYTALSTTLLFMVLFLLLWLSSYFYRRSYFRKVPKLVYFILFFLKELLIANLRIAYDIMTPNYRLQPTVMAFPLKAQTDLEISILANIIGLTPGTISLDVSEDRKTLYVHTLYLKHGDVEQLKLHIKNGFERMILELTA
- a CDS encoding monovalent cation/H+ antiporter complex subunit F, coding for MSFFHITLIIAMIMLSVCLLLTAIRFAIGPTLPDRVTAFDLFVANVIGIIVIYTELTRNEDFIDVAMILSLFGFLGSISFAYYIMRITK
- a CDS encoding metallophosphoesterase, producing MGKGVDHPFFNLELTEEHGPFHVIGDVHGCFNELMELLRQLGYQVHFDKVESKYEVVPPMGAKAVFVGDLVDRGPNSPEVLRLVMDMAEQGIAYCVSGNHDDKLLRLLLGRNVQVRHGLELTKAQLESYDAVFRERVKHFLSTLPHHVILDEGRLVVAHAGLEERLHGRNTKGVRELCLYGPTTGETDDKGLPIRLDWAAEYCGKAIVVYGHTPVHEPSWRNNTINIDTGCVFGGRLTALTYPDHILTSVESHHTYAESVRPFIRYHQQHHPSPSPS
- a CDS encoding proton-conducting transporter transmembrane domain-containing protein, translated to MPSDLLLVLPLLIPLYGALLCLAFWQREQWMAVMAGLAQMVWLLSTVFLMQRVLAQEVIATQVGNWPAPYGITLAADVFSALMLVAAAVIGLSVYLFSLQGLDVTRRRFGYYPLLLLLQMGVSGVCLTGDLFNLYVWFEVLLICCFALLSLGGSKGQLEGAIKYVTINFLASGLLLSGVGITYSLFGSLNLAELALLVRQPEHPNLPLLSMASVFFLVGFGVKAAIFPLFFWLPASYHTPPIAISSFIAGLITKVGMYTLIRLFTLLFISDLGFVLPLLALLAGFTMLIGVIGAAAQTDFKKILSFHIISQIGYMLMGLAIYTPLAIAGSIFFIIHNIFVKTNLFLISGVVAQRYRTFSLKKLGGVYLLQPVLSVLFLLSALSLAGTPPLSGFWGKLMLARAGLEAGNYTLVGVSLCVSLITLFSMTKIWNEVFWKPRPLAVKKDTIMAPVNPIRLWQLYLPIVLLLAFILFIGLYARPLVRLSERAADGLLHIDTYTNTVLSNNKVK
- the mnhG gene encoding monovalent cation/H(+) antiporter subunit G is translated as MEESIDWVLVKEIISCVFILVGVGFMLIASIGLLRFPDFYIRMSAITKGSTLGVGLIMMGMAIYFNQPGVLLKVLAIIVFTSITAPVAAHVIGRTAVQNRIPFWEKTNLEEFKAYLVKAHLEQLVSHDKYLEEKAKMEKEMGDAAGDNV